A portion of the Meiothermus sp. CFH 77666 genome contains these proteins:
- a CDS encoding ABC transporter ATP-binding protein, with product MEIAYALEHPVKLKLNLHVQGFTVLLGESGVGKTSLLKALAGLNPASGQPFAGLRAEERPVGYLPQHFALFPHLRAWQNVAFPLAHLPGEARKRKALEYLEQMGIAELAERYPKQMSGGQQQRVALARALAREPQILLLDEPTSALDMATREEVFGGVLEQLKALKIPTLAATHDQWLAQRANWVAVLTKAGLAQQGTSEEVFARPATLEVARLVGFRNLWDGMVVEASGQWVQVQTQVGLLTAPRPDWAKVGERVWLGIRSEEVFTLEGPLNLVRGEVQHLRSQGLRVRGLLKVGEIALDFVTPRYKQGQLGLAEGQRLEVALEPRYLHLIRSGYTKSAQK from the coding sequence GTGGAGATCGCGTATGCCCTCGAGCACCCGGTAAAGCTGAAGCTCAACCTACACGTGCAGGGATTTACAGTTCTGCTGGGCGAGAGCGGGGTGGGCAAGACCAGCCTGCTCAAAGCCCTGGCGGGCTTGAACCCGGCAAGCGGCCAGCCCTTTGCGGGGTTGCGAGCCGAAGAGCGCCCGGTGGGATACCTACCCCAGCACTTTGCACTATTCCCGCACCTGCGAGCCTGGCAAAACGTGGCCTTTCCACTGGCCCATCTACCCGGCGAAGCGCGCAAACGCAAGGCCCTGGAGTATCTGGAACAGATGGGCATTGCCGAACTGGCCGAGCGCTACCCAAAGCAGATGTCCGGTGGACAGCAGCAGCGGGTGGCGCTGGCCAGAGCGCTGGCCCGCGAACCCCAGATTTTGCTGCTCGATGAGCCCACCAGTGCCCTGGATATGGCCACCCGCGAGGAGGTGTTTGGGGGGGTGCTGGAACAGCTAAAAGCCCTCAAAATACCTACCCTGGCAGCAACCCACGACCAATGGCTGGCCCAGCGCGCTAACTGGGTGGCGGTGTTGACCAAAGCAGGACTGGCCCAACAAGGCACCTCTGAAGAGGTATTTGCCCGCCCCGCCACCCTCGAGGTAGCCCGGCTGGTGGGTTTTCGCAACCTATGGGACGGCATGGTGGTCGAGGCAAGTGGACAGTGGGTACAGGTGCAAACGCAGGTCGGCCTGCTAACGGCACCCCGACCCGACTGGGCAAAGGTGGGAGAGCGGGTCTGGCTGGGGATTCGCTCCGAGGAGGTCTTTACCCTGGAGGGCCCGCTGAACCTGGTAAGGGGTGAGGTACAACACTTGCGCTCGCAGGGTCTGCGCGTTCGCGGCTTGCTAAAGGTGGGCGAAATTGCTCTGGACTTTGTTACGCCCCGCTACAAGCAGGGCCAGCTAGGCCTGGCCGAAGGCCAGCGGCTCGAGGTTGCCCTCGAGCCCCGGTACCTGCACCTGATTCGGTCTGGTTATACCAAATCTGCTCAGAAGTGA
- the tatA gene encoding twin-arginine translocase TatA/TatE family subunit produces the protein MPIGPTELIIILLIVVLLFGARKLPELARGLGQSAREFRKGLSEEEKKPEESKPEQKQS, from the coding sequence ATGCCTATCGGCCCTACTGAGCTCATCATCATCCTGTTGATTGTGGTCTTGCTGTTTGGCGCCCGCAAGCTACCGGAGTTGGCTCGAGGACTCGGCCAATCGGCCAGGGAGTTTCGCAAAGGTCTGAGTGAGGAAGAAAAGAAGCCCGAGGAAAGCAAGCCCGAACAAAAGCAGTCCTAA
- the rodA gene encoding rod shape-determining protein RodA, protein MTLRRVPVFAYDWVLISLVLLINLVGLVTLYSAAPSRGVWLQQLVAFPVALSVGLLVQMFSRRQVLSWAFPLYAVSVAMLVLVLLVGREINGAKAWFDLGPVSFQPLEIAKIGLILVLARILAARPLERPLDYILPILLAAPILGLVFIQPDLGGTLVLIAGFLGILFVRGMPTSHIVLGLVAVAILVPTVIWPNLNQYQRDRVEILFDLSKDPRGKGFQQIQSTIAIGSGGLMGKGFGAGTQTQLGFVPERQTDFIYAVLAEEWGFVGALSLMLLYALLFFRLGRMILECVRMEDRLVIAGVLSMLAFQVVVNIGVTLGLAPVTGLTLPLVSKGGSSLVMVYLGLGLALLIHRDRYREV, encoded by the coding sequence ATGACATTACGCAGGGTTCCGGTATTTGCCTACGATTGGGTGCTGATTAGCCTGGTTTTGCTTATTAATCTGGTGGGGCTGGTCACGCTTTACAGCGCGGCCCCCAGCCGTGGGGTCTGGCTCCAGCAACTCGTTGCGTTTCCGGTTGCACTGTCTGTGGGACTCCTGGTACAGATGTTCTCGCGCCGCCAGGTGCTCTCCTGGGCCTTCCCACTCTATGCGGTTTCGGTAGCGATGCTGGTGCTGGTCTTGCTGGTAGGGCGTGAGATCAATGGCGCCAAGGCCTGGTTCGACCTGGGGCCGGTGAGTTTTCAACCCCTCGAGATTGCCAAAATCGGACTCATCCTGGTGCTGGCCCGGATACTGGCGGCCCGCCCCCTGGAACGTCCACTGGATTACATTTTGCCGATTTTGCTGGCAGCGCCCATCCTGGGGTTGGTGTTCATCCAGCCCGACCTTGGAGGCACGCTGGTGCTCATTGCAGGGTTTCTGGGCATTCTATTTGTGCGCGGGATGCCCACAAGTCACATCGTCCTGGGGCTGGTAGCTGTGGCAATACTGGTTCCCACGGTCATATGGCCCAACCTCAACCAGTACCAGCGCGACCGGGTCGAAATTTTGTTCGATCTGTCCAAAGACCCCCGCGGTAAGGGTTTTCAGCAAATCCAGTCCACCATTGCCATCGGTTCTGGGGGGTTGATGGGCAAGGGCTTTGGGGCCGGCACCCAGACCCAGCTAGGCTTCGTACCCGAGCGCCAGACCGACTTTATTTATGCAGTGCTGGCCGAGGAATGGGGTTTTGTCGGGGCTTTGAGTCTGATGCTGCTGTACGCCCTGCTTTTCTTCCGCCTGGGCCGAATGATTTTGGAATGTGTGCGAATGGAGGATCGGCTGGTGATTGCCGGGGTGCTCTCGATGCTGGCTTTTCAGGTGGTGGTCAACATTGGGGTCACCTTAGGACTGGCCCCGGTGACCGGACTGACGTTGCCGCTGGTTTCGAAGGGGGGCAGCAGCCTGGTAATGGTGTATCTGGGGTTGGGCCTGGCCTTATTAATTCACCGGGATCGGTATCGGGAAGTGTGA
- a CDS encoding thiolase family protein translates to MREVFVVSAVRTPIGRFGGALKDFSPIDLGAHVMKAALERVGLSGADLDLFVFGQVLRAGHGQLPPRQAAFKAGIPNTVDGYAVDMVCASGMQAVANGALAIKNGDAEVVLAGGMESMTQTGFYLSSRARWGYKYLAGAPEQLQDILQRDGLSDPFTGEAMGDQTERLAAEFGVSRAELDEVAMHSHLRAARAQEACHFSKEIVPLEVKTRKGVEKVEKDEGVRPETTLESLAALRPAFKKDGVLTAGNASQISDGAAALVLASPEAVQKHGLKPIARILGNSWAAGEPWRFPEAPIPAVRKLLDKHRLSVTDFHLFENNEAFALNNLLFSRLLGVPMDSLNVHGGAIALGHPIGASGARILTTLIHALHTHGKERGLAAICHGTGGSTAMAIEAVD, encoded by the coding sequence ATGCGTGAGGTGTTTGTAGTCTCGGCAGTACGTACCCCCATCGGGCGTTTTGGCGGGGCGCTTAAGGACTTTTCACCCATTGATCTGGGGGCGCACGTGATGAAGGCGGCCCTCGAGCGAGTGGGTTTGAGTGGCGCCGACCTGGATTTGTTCGTGTTTGGGCAGGTCTTGCGAGCCGGGCATGGGCAGTTGCCGCCCCGGCAGGCAGCTTTCAAAGCTGGAATCCCCAATACGGTGGATGGCTACGCGGTGGACATGGTGTGTGCCTCGGGGATGCAGGCCGTGGCCAATGGGGCGCTGGCGATCAAGAACGGCGATGCCGAGGTAGTGCTGGCGGGCGGTATGGAGTCCATGACCCAGACCGGGTTTTACCTCTCGAGCCGGGCCCGCTGGGGCTACAAGTACCTGGCCGGTGCGCCCGAGCAACTGCAGGATATTCTTCAACGCGATGGACTTTCTGACCCCTTCACCGGCGAGGCCATGGGCGACCAGACCGAGCGCCTGGCTGCCGAGTTCGGCGTGAGCCGCGCTGAGCTGGATGAGGTGGCGATGCATTCTCATCTCAGGGCGGCCAGGGCCCAGGAGGCCTGCCATTTCAGCAAGGAAATTGTGCCCCTCGAGGTCAAGACCCGCAAAGGGGTGGAGAAGGTCGAAAAGGACGAAGGCGTGCGGCCCGAGACCACCCTGGAATCGCTGGCGGCCCTGCGCCCGGCCTTTAAGAAAGACGGGGTACTTACCGCGGGCAACGCCTCGCAAATCTCCGATGGGGCAGCAGCCCTGGTTCTGGCCAGCCCCGAAGCAGTGCAGAAGCACGGCCTGAAGCCCATTGCCCGGATTCTAGGCAATAGCTGGGCCGCCGGTGAACCCTGGCGCTTCCCAGAGGCCCCGATTCCCGCAGTGCGTAAGCTGCTGGATAAGCATCGGCTGAGTGTTACCGATTTTCACTTGTTTGAAAACAACGAAGCCTTTGCCCTCAACAATCTTTTGTTCAGCCGCTTGCTGGGTGTGCCCATGGACAGCCTGAACGTGCATGGTGGAGCCATTGCCCTGGGTCATCCCATTGGGGCCTCGGGCGCCCGTATCCTTACCACCCTGATTCATGCCCTGCACACCCACGGCAAGGAGCGCGGTCTGGCTGCCATCTGCCACGGCACCGGCGGGTCTACCGCCATGGCTATAGAGGCTGTTGATTAA
- a CDS encoding DUF4342 domain-containing protein — protein MQENSESKTWVEEIQVQGSELVSKVQELLRDATATRVTICKPNGEELISLPLTVGVLVGGLLTLAAPRLAAIGAIGGLIAQFKLKVERRSDGQLEVRTLEEESKTDFPDQPA, from the coding sequence ATGCAGGAGAATTCTGAAAGCAAGACCTGGGTCGAGGAAATTCAGGTGCAGGGTAGCGAGCTGGTAAGTAAAGTACAGGAGCTGCTGCGCGACGCTACCGCCACACGGGTTACCATTTGCAAGCCCAACGGCGAGGAGCTAATTTCCCTGCCGCTTACGGTGGGCGTGCTGGTAGGGGGGTTGCTTACCCTGGCGGCCCCGCGCCTGGCGGCCATTGGGGCCATTGGGGGGCTGATTGCCCAGTTCAAGCTCAAGGTAGAGCGCCGCAGCGACGGACAGTTAGAAGTGCGAACCCTCGAGGAAGAATCCAAGACCGACTTCCCCGACCAGCCCGCTTGA
- a CDS encoding DUF503 domain-containing protein — MKAYLGLYTARLEMPWVKSLKEKRALVKPTIERLRSRFPVSAARLAGQDDHDWEVVGFSLIGYDGVWVETILREAADFIAAQADYEVVEANWSIEEVSLDELLPRQIS, encoded by the coding sequence ATGAAAGCCTACCTGGGCCTCTATACTGCACGCCTCGAGATGCCCTGGGTAAAAAGCCTCAAGGAAAAACGGGCCCTGGTCAAGCCGACCATTGAGCGTTTGCGCTCGCGCTTCCCGGTTTCGGCGGCGCGGCTGGCCGGACAGGACGACCACGACTGGGAGGTGGTGGGTTTCAGCCTGATCGGCTACGACGGGGTCTGGGTCGAGACCATTCTGCGCGAGGCTGCCGACTTCATCGCGGCCCAGGCCGATTACGAGGTGGTGGAGGCTAACTGGAGCATTGAGGAAGTAAGCCTGGACGAGCTTTTACCTCGGCAGATTTCCTGA
- the fdhD gene encoding formate dehydrogenase accessory sulfurtransferase FdhD, giving the protein MSSSRPNHRRGAKTPTRMLRIEGGRAHARPDHLVTEEPLEIRLQSGTGERRILAVTMRTPGHDFELAAGFLFAEGVIASRSQIRRMAYCTDPGEPQQYNIVNVELGSATLPNLAPLERHFYTTSACGVCGRAGLENLRLRCEPLEPGFRVSSQIIVELPRLLSQQQALFQQTGGLHAAALFDKCGKLLAVREDVGRHNALDKLLGWALLENRLPLSEHIVLVSGRASYELAQKTLAAGVPILAAISAPSSLAVELAREFNLTLIGFLRGSFNVYSGQERLEVSTPSPE; this is encoded by the coding sequence ATGTCTTCATCCAGACCCAACCACCGCCGGGGCGCCAAGACCCCCACCCGGATGCTGCGGATTGAGGGCGGACGGGCCCATGCCAGGCCCGACCACCTCGTCACCGAGGAGCCGCTGGAAATCCGCTTGCAGTCGGGCACGGGTGAAAGGCGCATCCTGGCCGTAACCATGCGAACGCCGGGTCACGACTTTGAACTGGCCGCCGGATTCCTGTTTGCTGAGGGGGTGATTGCCAGCCGCAGCCAAATCCGCCGCATGGCCTACTGCACCGACCCGGGCGAACCCCAGCAGTACAACATTGTGAACGTCGAGCTAGGGTCGGCAACGCTACCGAACCTGGCCCCCCTCGAGCGCCACTTTTACACCACCTCGGCCTGCGGGGTCTGCGGCAGGGCGGGGTTGGAAAACCTGCGCTTGCGCTGCGAGCCCCTGGAGCCGGGCTTTCGGGTCTCGAGCCAGATCATAGTCGAGTTGCCCAGGCTACTGAGCCAGCAGCAGGCGCTCTTTCAGCAAACCGGGGGGCTGCACGCAGCAGCGCTGTTCGACAAATGCGGAAAGCTACTGGCCGTGCGCGAAGATGTGGGCCGCCATAACGCCCTGGACAAGCTTTTAGGCTGGGCCTTGCTGGAAAACCGGCTGCCCCTCTCCGAGCACATCGTCCTGGTCAGCGGGCGGGCCAGCTACGAGCTGGCCCAGAAAACCCTGGCGGCAGGCGTCCCCATTCTGGCGGCCATTTCGGCCCCCAGCAGCCTCGCTGTGGAGCTGGCCAGGGAGTTCAACCTAACCCTGATCGGTTTTTTGCGCGGCTCGTTCAATGTGTATAGCGGACAGGAACGGCTCGAGGTGAGCACTCCTTCCCCCGAGTAA
- a CDS encoding FdhF/YdeP family oxidoreductase yields MKKGWSPETWVSLRPFGLGLQKPNNFLEVFRALAENADNLEYAWRILQEGVCDGCALGTSGLRDWTIKGVHLCNIRLRLLRLNTMGPLDTQQLADVEHLRSKSSAELRALGRLPYPMRRRKGEAGFTRISWDEALDRIAWKLCKTPPHRMGFYLTSRGTPNETYYVVQKAVRALGSNNIDNAARICHSPSTVALKESLGVAATTCSYRDLIGTDLVVFLGSNPAVNQPVMMKYLYYAKKAGTQVVCVNPYLEPAMQHYWIPSDPESALFGTRITDRFFRVQPGGDSAFLAGTLRHLIEQDWLHHSFIAEHTRGFEAVKAQVMATPWEELEQLSGASRAEMLEFALLLARAEKAVLVWSMGITQHTTGEDTVQSIINLGLARGYLGREGAGLMPIRGHSGVQGGAEMGAYASVFPGGVPINPETAAALAQQWGFAVPSQPGLTVTEMLEGNLEVLWSLGGNFLETLPSPAQAEARLAQVPLRVHQDIVLSSQMLVEPAEEVILLPAQTRYEISGGCTQTSTERRVIYSPEIPGPRIGEARWEGQVFQEIVARMCKPELAEKVRFADTAAVRAEIARVVPLYDGIQHLRQKGDAFQYGGPRLCADGVCPTPDGRARFRPVKLPANPVPEGAFRLVTRRGKQFNSMVHEPTDPTNGAPRDAVLMNPVDLEKRGLKSGQRIWLHNAFGTLSATVFPADVYPGSVQVHWPEGNVLLDPDLRSRQAKIPAYKEAYVFIQTQPPPGRQDPHPDAAD; encoded by the coding sequence GTGAAAAAAGGGTGGAGCCCTGAAACGTGGGTGAGCCTGCGGCCTTTTGGGCTGGGGCTACAGAAGCCCAATAATTTCCTCGAGGTCTTCCGAGCCCTGGCCGAGAACGCCGACAACCTCGAGTATGCCTGGCGCATCCTGCAAGAAGGGGTCTGCGACGGCTGTGCTTTGGGCACCAGCGGCCTACGGGACTGGACCATTAAGGGGGTTCACCTCTGCAATATCCGGCTCAGGCTCCTGCGGCTCAACACCATGGGGCCGCTGGACACCCAGCAGTTGGCGGATGTAGAGCACCTACGCAGCAAAAGCTCTGCCGAGCTGCGGGCGCTGGGCCGTCTCCCCTACCCTATGCGCCGCCGCAAGGGGGAGGCCGGGTTCACCCGCATCAGCTGGGACGAAGCCCTGGATCGTATTGCCTGGAAGCTGTGCAAAACGCCGCCGCACAGGATGGGCTTCTATCTGACCAGCCGGGGCACCCCCAACGAGACCTATTACGTAGTCCAGAAAGCGGTGCGGGCCCTGGGTAGCAACAACATAGACAACGCCGCCCGTATCTGCCACAGCCCCAGCACGGTAGCGCTCAAGGAGTCGCTGGGTGTGGCCGCGACCACCTGCAGCTACCGCGACCTGATTGGCACCGACCTGGTGGTGTTTTTGGGCTCCAACCCGGCGGTCAACCAGCCGGTCATGATGAAGTATCTTTACTACGCGAAAAAGGCCGGAACCCAGGTGGTGTGTGTAAACCCATACCTGGAACCGGCCATGCAGCACTACTGGATTCCCTCCGACCCCGAGAGTGCGCTATTTGGCACCCGGATTACCGACCGCTTCTTCCGGGTTCAGCCGGGGGGCGACAGCGCTTTTCTCGCCGGAACCCTGCGGCACCTGATCGAGCAGGACTGGCTCCACCACAGCTTCATTGCCGAGCACACCCGGGGCTTTGAAGCGGTGAAGGCCCAGGTAATGGCAACCCCCTGGGAAGAGCTCGAGCAGCTTTCCGGGGCCAGCCGCGCGGAGATGCTCGAGTTCGCTCTGCTGCTGGCCAGGGCCGAGAAGGCCGTACTGGTCTGGAGCATGGGCATCACCCAGCACACCACGGGCGAGGATACCGTGCAGAGCATCATCAACCTGGGGCTGGCACGGGGCTACCTGGGGCGTGAAGGCGCTGGCCTGATGCCCATCCGGGGCCACTCGGGGGTGCAGGGCGGGGCCGAGATGGGGGCCTATGCCTCGGTGTTTCCGGGGGGCGTACCCATTAACCCCGAGACGGCGGCGGCCCTGGCCCAGCAATGGGGCTTTGCGGTGCCTTCCCAGCCGGGCCTGACCGTAACGGAGATGCTCGAGGGGAACCTCGAGGTCTTGTGGAGCCTGGGGGGCAACTTCCTGGAAACCCTGCCCAGCCCTGCCCAGGCCGAGGCCCGCCTGGCCCAGGTGCCCTTGCGCGTACACCAGGACATCGTGCTCTCCTCGCAGATGCTGGTCGAACCCGCCGAAGAGGTAATACTGCTCCCCGCTCAGACCCGCTACGAGATTTCCGGCGGCTGCACCCAGACCAGCACCGAGCGCCGGGTTATCTACAGCCCGGAAATCCCCGGCCCGCGCATCGGTGAGGCCCGCTGGGAGGGACAGGTGTTTCAGGAAATTGTGGCCCGAATGTGCAAGCCCGAGCTCGCGGAGAAAGTGCGCTTTGCTGACACTGCCGCCGTGCGGGCCGAAATTGCCCGGGTTGTGCCGCTTTACGACGGCATCCAGCACCTTCGCCAGAAAGGCGATGCCTTCCAGTACGGGGGCCCCCGCCTGTGCGCGGACGGGGTCTGCCCTACCCCGGACGGGCGGGCCCGGTTCAGGCCGGTTAAACTGCCGGCCAACCCCGTTCCAGAAGGGGCGTTTCGCCTGGTTACCCGGCGCGGCAAGCAGTTCAACAGCATGGTGCACGAACCCACCGACCCCACCAACGGCGCTCCCCGCGATGCCGTGCTGATGAACCCCGTTGACCTGGAAAAGCGCGGTCTGAAAAGTGGCCAGCGCATCTGGCTGCACAACGCTTTTGGCACACTGTCCGCCACCGTTTTCCCTGCCGACGTATACCCCGGCAGCGTGCAGGTACACTGGCCGGAGGGCAATGTGTTGCTCGACCCCGATCTGCGCTCGAGGCAAGCCAAAATTCCCGCCTACAAAGAGGCTTATGTCTTCATCCAGACCCAACCACCGCCGGGGCGCCAAGACCCCCACCCGGATGCTGCGGATTGA
- a CDS encoding GNAT family N-acetyltransferase has protein sequence MPPHLDEYFLAADVAPEQMDALWAQGWRHFGVYFFRYSRLQNHTVLPLRIRLARYRPSQSQRRILKRNRDLQFKLQPAFVNAQVEALFERHKQRFSQNIPESIYNFVSRRPARIPCRCHSLTLHHQGRLVGISYLDEGAQATSSVYQCFDPAYARRSLGILMILLSIRFSLERGKAFYYPGYAYQEPSEYDYKKRLGALEYFDWKGNWLNYQAGLSVKSQPALTKHTSDRALE, from the coding sequence ATGCCGCCCCACCTGGATGAGTATTTTCTGGCTGCCGACGTCGCCCCTGAGCAGATGGATGCGCTCTGGGCGCAGGGCTGGCGGCACTTTGGGGTGTATTTCTTTCGCTACAGCCGCTTGCAAAACCACACCGTGCTTCCCCTTCGGATACGCCTGGCCCGCTATCGCCCCAGCCAGAGCCAGCGGCGGATACTGAAGCGGAACCGCGACTTGCAGTTCAAGCTGCAACCGGCCTTCGTGAACGCTCAGGTAGAAGCGCTGTTCGAGCGGCATAAGCAGCGCTTTTCCCAGAACATTCCCGAGAGCATCTACAACTTTGTTTCGCGCCGTCCGGCCCGTATTCCCTGCCGCTGCCATAGCCTGACCCTGCACCACCAGGGCCGTCTGGTGGGCATCAGCTATCTGGATGAAGGGGCGCAGGCCACTTCCAGCGTCTACCAGTGCTTCGACCCCGCCTATGCCAGGCGCAGCCTGGGCATCCTGATGATTTTGCTCTCTATTCGCTTCTCGCTGGAGCGAGGCAAGGCGTTTTACTATCCGGGTTATGCCTACCAGGAACCCTCCGAGTACGACTATAAGAAACGCCTGGGAGCGCTGGAATACTTTGACTGGAAGGGCAACTGGCTGAACTACCAGGCAGGTTTGTCGGTAAAATCTCAACCCGCGCTTACAAAACACACCTCGGATAGGGCTTTAGAATAA
- a CDS encoding alpha/beta hydrolase: protein MGSIPNLPGILSKMIETPRLKMHVLLRGAADGIPVLLIHGNASSSTFWEETMLALPAGFRAIAPDLRGYGDTEDKLVDAIRGCMDWVDDLLSLMDMLGYARFHVAGHSLGGSVVWALLAAAPERIYTATVVAPGSPFGFGGTRDIQGTPCAPDFAGSGGGIVNPEFAKLIAEGYRGTEYQASPRTVMNSFYWKPPFRHPREEALLSGVLSEKIGPDRYPGDLEASPHWPGVAPGRWGPANAISPRYIGDSVERMLAAPVKPPILWVRGAEDQIVSDMSLFNMGTLGKLGVVPGWPGDEVHPPQPMVGQTRYVLEQYKARGGTFREEVIPDTGHSPHMEKPEVFDPLFHAHLKSV, encoded by the coding sequence ATGGGTTCCATCCCTAACCTGCCAGGCATTTTGTCCAAGATGATCGAGACCCCGCGACTGAAGATGCACGTCCTGCTACGGGGAGCTGCCGATGGCATTCCGGTGCTTTTGATACACGGCAACGCCAGCAGCAGCACCTTCTGGGAAGAAACCATGCTGGCCCTGCCTGCTGGCTTCCGCGCCATTGCGCCCGACCTGCGGGGCTACGGCGACACCGAAGACAAGCTGGTAGACGCCATCCGGGGCTGCATGGACTGGGTGGACGACCTGCTCAGCCTGATGGACATGCTGGGCTACGCCCGCTTTCATGTGGCCGGCCACTCGCTGGGGGGCAGCGTGGTCTGGGCCCTGCTGGCGGCTGCCCCTGAGCGGATCTACACGGCTACCGTGGTTGCACCGGGCTCGCCCTTTGGCTTTGGTGGCACCAGGGACATCCAGGGAACCCCTTGCGCCCCAGATTTTGCCGGCTCGGGGGGCGGCATTGTCAACCCCGAGTTCGCTAAACTGATTGCCGAGGGTTATCGCGGTACCGAGTACCAGGCTTCTCCCCGCACCGTCATGAACAGCTTCTACTGGAAGCCGCCCTTCCGGCACCCCCGCGAGGAGGCGCTGCTCTCGGGGGTGCTCTCCGAGAAGATTGGGCCGGACAGGTATCCCGGCGACCTGGAAGCCTCGCCCCATTGGCCAGGGGTGGCCCCAGGCAGGTGGGGCCCGGCCAACGCTATCTCGCCCAGGTACATCGGTGACAGCGTGGAGAGGATGCTAGCGGCGCCCGTTAAGCCCCCCATCCTCTGGGTGCGCGGTGCCGAGGATCAGATTGTGAGCGATATGAGCCTCTTCAACATGGGCACCCTGGGCAAGCTGGGCGTGGTTCCCGGCTGGCCCGGCGACGAGGTACACCCCCCGCAACCGATGGTGGGCCAGACCCGGTATGTGCTCGAGCAGTACAAAGCCCGTGGAGGCACCTTCCGCGAAGAGGTCATTCCCGACACCGGCCACTCCCCCCACATGGAAAAACCCGAGGTATTTGACCCGCTGTTTCACGCCCACCTGAAGTCGGTTTAG